The region AGTGTGGTGATTACCGACGCTCAGGGCCAGATTGAATATGTGAATCCCGCGTTCTGCCAGATCACCGGCTATACCCCGGAAGAAGTGTTGGGCCGCACCCCCGCCATGTTAAAGTCTGGCCGGGTGCCCGCCGAAATATACCGCGATATGTGGCAGACCATCGCCTCGGGGCGTGAATGGCGAGGCGAGTTCCATAACCGGCGCAAGGATGGCACGCTCTATTGGGAGCGCGCCACCATCTCGCCCATCAAGAACGAAGAGGGGAAGATTACCCATTTTGTCGCGGTCAAAGATGATATCACGCAAAAAAAGGAGATCGAGGAGGAACTGTTCCACCGCGCTAACTACGATCCCTTGACCGGCCTGCCCAACCGCCAGCTTTTGCTCGATCGCCTCAACACCGCCTTGGCTGTGGCCCGGCGGGAGAGCCACCGTGTTGCCGTCATGTTCATGGATCTCGACCGGTTCAAGCAGGTGAACGACACCTTGGGCCATAACGCCGGCGACGTCCTCTTGAAGCAGGCGGCGTCGCGGCTCTCGGCGGTGCTGCGGCCCCAGGATACCTTGGGCCGGCTGGGAGGGGACGAGTTTCTGGTGGTGGCTCCCGGGTTGCACAAACCGAGCGAAGCCACCGTGGTGGCGGGGCGCTTGCTTGAGGTGGCTCGCCAGCCCTTCACCGTGGACGGTCGCGACATCTATGTGTCAGCCAGTATCGGGATCTGTCTTGGGCCCGGTGACGGGACCAGTCCCCAGATTCTCATGCGCAACGCCGATGCCGCTATGTATCTGGCCAAGGAAAACGGGCGCGACGGCTTCCATTTCTTTACCCCGGAGGTCGAATCAGCCTCGCGCCGGCGCATGATGATCGAAACCGGCCTGCGCTCCGCCGTGCGCGATGGCAGTCTTTCGCTGCTCTACCAGCCGATTTTTGCCGCGCGGGACGGCCGCATGACCAAGGCCGAGGCCTTGCTGCGCTGGAGTCATCCCCAGTTGGGGCCGGTGTCTCCGGCCGAGTTCATTGATGTGGCCGAGGAAACCGGGCAGATTCTGGCCCTGGGCTCCTGGGTGCTGGAAGAGGCCTGCCGCAATCTGGCTAACCTGGAGGTCTCCGGGGGTGGGGCGTTTCGCATCGCCGTCAACATTTCCAGCAAACAATTCGGGCAGGACCTGTCCACCCAGATTCAGGGCCTGCTGGAGCGCCATGCCCTCGATCCCCGGCGGCTGGAAATCGAGATCACCGAACGGGTGTTGCTCCATCCCTCGACCGAGGTTCTGGGCCAGTTGGAGGCCCTGCGCGCGCTCGGGGTCAGCATCGCCATCGACGACTTCGGCACCGGGTATTCCGCCCTCAGTTACCTGATGGCGTTTCGTATCGACACCCTCAAGATCGACCGCTCCTTCGTGGTGGCCATGGAAAAGGATGTCCGCTCCCAGGCCCTGGTTGGGGCTATCACCGGCATGGCCCACGACCTGGACGCTCGCGTGGTGGCCGAGGGCGTGGAAACCGCCGAGCAGGCCGCCTTGCTCTCCAGCTTGGGGGTCGATGCCTTGCAGGGCTATCTATTAGGGCGGCCCATGCCCCTCGACTCGTTGCAGAGCTTGTTGTTTCGCACGGGGGCGGTGGCCTTGGCGCCGCTTTAGAAGGAAGGCTGGGGAGGCGGGCCTCCCCAGCCTTCCTTGTTAGCGCACCACCAAACTCTCAGGAGTCAGCCGCCGGGCCAACGCCTCGACATCACGGGCCGGCGTCGTCTCAGGATCGCGCCAGCCCGCCGCCTGCAAGGCATGGGTCAGGCGGACCACCATAGGCGGCTGCAAGGCGGCGGCCCGCAGCAAGGCCGGATCGCGCAGCACGCTTTGCGCCGGCCCCAGGGCGAGGATGCGCCCCTGGGCAAACAACGCCACCCGGTCGGCCCAGGCGTGGGCCAGGTCCACGTCGTGGGTCGAAAAGACCAAGGTGGTACCGTCGTCGTTAAGGCGCTCCAAGGCGGCCAGCATCTCCATTTGCCCGGAGGCATCCAGGCCGGCGGTGGGCTCGTCCAGGATCAGGATGTCCGGGCGCATGGCCACCGCCCCCGCCATTGCGACCCGCTTGCGCTGGCCATGCGAGAGCAGATGCGGCGGCTGGTCGGCCAGGGCGCTCAAGGAGAACTCCTCCAGCACCCGGGCCACCCGCTCCTCGGCCTCGCGCTCGTCCAGTCCCTGATTGAGCGGCCCAAAGGCCACGTCCTCACTGACCGAGGCGGCAAAAAGCTGATCGTCCGGTTCTTGCAAC is a window of Pararhodospirillum photometricum DSM 122 DNA encoding:
- a CDS encoding sensor domain-containing protein, giving the protein MALVLRQTWIRAERERRRLVTVTDTMGEGLYVVDRAGRVVMVNVAACRLLGFTEAEVLGQSAHEMFHACGDGDPSPGPLEDCPVHRVQEVGAPCAVSAWFRRKDGVVLAVEITCSLMTGPMSATARSWREGVIGLLLGEGRSRPRDGDPVAVVTFVDVTEQRRHEASLLKLSRAVEQSSASVVITDAQGQIEYVNPAFCQITGYTPEEVLGRTPAMLKSGRVPAEIYRDMWQTIASGREWRGEFHNRRKDGTLYWERATISPIKNEEGKITHFVAVKDDITQKKEIEEELFHRANYDPLTGLPNRQLLLDRLNTALAVARRESHRVAVMFMDLDRFKQVNDTLGHNAGDVLLKQAASRLSAVLRPQDTLGRLGGDEFLVVAPGLHKPSEATVVAGRLLEVARQPFTVDGRDIYVSASIGICLGPGDGTSPQILMRNADAAMYLAKENGRDGFHFFTPEVESASRRRMMIETGLRSAVRDGSLSLLYQPIFAARDGRMTKAEALLRWSHPQLGPVSPAEFIDVAEETGQILALGSWVLEEACRNLANLEVSGGGAFRIAVNISSKQFGQDLSTQIQGLLERHALDPRRLEIEITERVLLHPSTEVLGQLEALRALGVSIAIDDFGTGYSALSYLMAFRIDTLKIDRSFVVAMEKDVRSQALVGAITGMAHDLDARVVAEGVETAEQAALLSSLGVDALQGYLLGRPMPLDSLQSLLFRTGAVALAPL
- a CDS encoding energy-coupling factor ABC transporter ATP-binding protein, coding for MSPALLLEARSLVHTYPGRDTPALDGLSLGVERGERLALLGPNGAGKTTLLLHLNGSLRPQDGEIRLAGEPQGYDRAALRRWRSRVQLVLQEPDDQLFAASVSEDVAFGPLNQGLDEREAEERVARVLEEFSLSALADQPPHLLSHGQRKRVAMAGAVAMRPDILILDEPTAGLDASGQMEMLAALERLNDDGTTLVFSTHDVDLAHAWADRVALFAQGRILALGPAQSVLRDPALLRAAALQPPMVVRLTHALQAAGWRDPETTPARDVEALARRLTPESLVVR